A part of Streptomyces sp. NBC_01497 genomic DNA contains:
- a CDS encoding amidohydrolase family protein has product MPQPTVVDAHHHFWDLSVRDQEWITGPEMVRLRRDFGVADLEPEARAAGVTATVLVQTISVPEETPEFLALAHGSDLVAGVVGWTDLTDPAVADRLAELTDLPGGDKLVGIRHQIQGEPDPEWILRPEVRRGLTAVAAAGLAYDLVVLPHQLPAAARAADLLPGLTFVLDHLGKPPVAAGETEPWAHHVTRLAERANTVCKLSGLVTEAAWDTWTTDGLRPYADTVLDAFGPGRLMFGSDWPVCTLAASYARVREAAGELTASLTEDERAEVFGGTATRVYGLTHA; this is encoded by the coding sequence ATGCCACAGCCGACCGTCGTCGACGCGCACCACCACTTCTGGGACCTGTCGGTCCGCGACCAGGAGTGGATCACCGGCCCCGAGATGGTCCGCCTCCGCCGTGACTTCGGCGTCGCGGACCTGGAGCCGGAGGCACGCGCCGCGGGCGTGACCGCCACCGTTCTCGTACAGACGATCTCGGTCCCCGAGGAGACCCCCGAGTTCCTCGCACTCGCGCACGGCAGCGACCTCGTCGCGGGCGTCGTCGGCTGGACGGACCTCACCGACCCGGCCGTCGCCGACCGGCTCGCCGAACTCACGGACCTGCCGGGCGGGGACAAGCTCGTCGGCATACGCCACCAGATCCAGGGCGAGCCCGACCCCGAGTGGATCCTGCGCCCCGAGGTCAGGCGCGGCCTCACCGCGGTGGCCGCCGCGGGCCTCGCGTACGACCTGGTGGTGCTGCCGCACCAGCTGCCCGCCGCCGCCCGTGCCGCCGATCTGCTGCCGGGGCTGACGTTCGTGCTCGACCACCTCGGCAAGCCCCCGGTCGCGGCGGGCGAGACCGAGCCCTGGGCGCACCACGTCACCCGGCTCGCCGAGCGGGCGAACACCGTCTGCAAGCTCTCCGGGCTGGTCACCGAGGCCGCCTGGGACACCTGGACCACTGACGGCCTGCGGCCCTACGCGGACACCGTCCTCGACGCCTTCGGCCCCGGGCGCCTGATGTTCGGCTCCGACTGGCCGGTGTGCACGCTCGCCGCCTCCTACGCGCGGGTGCGGGAAGCGGCCGGGGAACTGACCGCCTCGCTCACCGAGGACGAACGCGCCGAGGTCTTCGGTGGCACGGCCACCCGGGTCTACGGCCTGACGCACGCGTAG